The Primulina eburnea isolate SZY01 chromosome 8, ASM2296580v1, whole genome shotgun sequence genome contains a region encoding:
- the LOC140838893 gene encoding uncharacterized protein isoform X1 produces the protein MSCHNFFILYIYIYIYIYIYIYLFIYRDFINANDAVRAFTIYKNCFSKKTNWAVADMRSKKRTAGETESSTTDAVEDPIAHIQSQLYVNHLYSLILIHCGCGPLFVSVSLSLFLNLIVANMCTCSFFDGESLATLLKSFQREIESARALDPALPYKFWVKQQFSVGVNEVTRLLERMPPRRGMAGSSEESPSPNHVDSKAPRLYLQAIFLASDCNPRWLTKHLPALADSRNVPLVFMKDSKRGSLRLGELIKIKTTIAIGIKGRGNSINQLIENILLGGKIDDSIEN, from the exons ATGTCTTGCCATAATTTTTTCAtactatatatctatatatatatatatatatatatatatatatatttatttatatatagagATTTCATCAACGCCAACGATGCAGTTAGGGCTTTTACGATTTACAAGAATTGTTTTTCTAAAAAAACAAATTGGGCTGTTGCGGACATGCGAAGTAAGAAGAGAACTGCGGGCGAAACTGAGTCTTCCACCACCGATGCTGTAGAAGATCCGATTGCTCACATTCAGTCCCAGCTGTATGTGAATCACCTTTATTCGCTCATTCTAATTCATTGCGGTTGCGGGCCTTTATTCGTGTCTGTGAGTTTGTCATTGTTCTTGAATTTGATTGTTGCAAATATGTGTACGTGCAGTTTCTTTGATGGAGAAAGTCTTGCCACTCTTCTCAAATCATTCCAGAG GGAGATAGAATCGGCTAGAGCTCTGGATCCAGCTTTACCTTATAAATTTTGGGTCAAG CAACAATTTTCAGTCGGGGTCAATGAAGTCACGCGTTTGCTTGAACGGATGCCTCCGAGAAGGGGCATGGCAGGGTCTTCTGAGGAGTCTCCTTCACCCAATCATGTTGATAGCAAAGCCCCGAGACTCTACCTTCAG GCAATATTTCTAGCATCCGATTGCAATCCTCGGTGGCTAACGAAACATCTGCCTGCTTTGGCTGATTCAAGAAATGTGCCTCTCGTCTTTATGAAAGATAGTAAGAGAGGATCTTTAAGATTAGGCGAGCTGATAAAGATAAAAACAACAATAGCAATTGGCATCAAG GGTAGAGGAAATTCTATCAACCAACTAATTGAGAACATCCTCCTTGGTGGCAAGATTGATGATAGCATTGAGAACTGA
- the LOC140838893 gene encoding uncharacterized protein isoform X3 has translation MRSKKRTAGETESSTTDAVEDPIAHIQSQLYVNHLYSLILIHCGCGPLFVSVSLSLFLNLIVANMCTCSFFDGESLATLLKSFQREIESARALDPALPYKFWVKQQFSVGVNEVTRLLERMPPRRGMAGSSEESPSPNHVDSKAPRLYLQAIFLASDCNPRWLTKHLPALADSRNVPLVFMKDSKRGSLRLGELIKIKTTIAIGIKGRGNSINQLIENILLGGKIDDSIEN, from the exons ATGCGAAGTAAGAAGAGAACTGCGGGCGAAACTGAGTCTTCCACCACCGATGCTGTAGAAGATCCGATTGCTCACATTCAGTCCCAGCTGTATGTGAATCACCTTTATTCGCTCATTCTAATTCATTGCGGTTGCGGGCCTTTATTCGTGTCTGTGAGTTTGTCATTGTTCTTGAATTTGATTGTTGCAAATATGTGTACGTGCAGTTTCTTTGATGGAGAAAGTCTTGCCACTCTTCTCAAATCATTCCAGAG GGAGATAGAATCGGCTAGAGCTCTGGATCCAGCTTTACCTTATAAATTTTGGGTCAAG CAACAATTTTCAGTCGGGGTCAATGAAGTCACGCGTTTGCTTGAACGGATGCCTCCGAGAAGGGGCATGGCAGGGTCTTCTGAGGAGTCTCCTTCACCCAATCATGTTGATAGCAAAGCCCCGAGACTCTACCTTCAG GCAATATTTCTAGCATCCGATTGCAATCCTCGGTGGCTAACGAAACATCTGCCTGCTTTGGCTGATTCAAGAAATGTGCCTCTCGTCTTTATGAAAGATAGTAAGAGAGGATCTTTAAGATTAGGCGAGCTGATAAAGATAAAAACAACAATAGCAATTGGCATCAAG GGTAGAGGAAATTCTATCAACCAACTAATTGAGAACATCCTCCTTGGTGGCAAGATTGATGATAGCATTGAGAACTGA
- the LOC140838893 gene encoding uncharacterized protein isoform X2 has translation MSCHNFFILYIYIYIYIYIYIYLFIYRDFINANDAVRAFTIYKNCFSKKTNWAVADMRSKKRTAGETESSTTDAVEDPIAHIQSQLFFDGESLATLLKSFQREIESARALDPALPYKFWVKQQFSVGVNEVTRLLERMPPRRGMAGSSEESPSPNHVDSKAPRLYLQAIFLASDCNPRWLTKHLPALADSRNVPLVFMKDSKRGSLRLGELIKIKTTIAIGIKGRGNSINQLIENILLGGKIDDSIEN, from the exons ATGTCTTGCCATAATTTTTTCAtactatatatctatatatatatatatatatatatatatatatatttatttatatatagagATTTCATCAACGCCAACGATGCAGTTAGGGCTTTTACGATTTACAAGAATTGTTTTTCTAAAAAAACAAATTGGGCTGTTGCGGACATGCGAAGTAAGAAGAGAACTGCGGGCGAAACTGAGTCTTCCACCACCGATGCTGTAGAAGATCCGATTGCTCACATTCAGTCCCAGCT TTTCTTTGATGGAGAAAGTCTTGCCACTCTTCTCAAATCATTCCAGAG GGAGATAGAATCGGCTAGAGCTCTGGATCCAGCTTTACCTTATAAATTTTGGGTCAAG CAACAATTTTCAGTCGGGGTCAATGAAGTCACGCGTTTGCTTGAACGGATGCCTCCGAGAAGGGGCATGGCAGGGTCTTCTGAGGAGTCTCCTTCACCCAATCATGTTGATAGCAAAGCCCCGAGACTCTACCTTCAG GCAATATTTCTAGCATCCGATTGCAATCCTCGGTGGCTAACGAAACATCTGCCTGCTTTGGCTGATTCAAGAAATGTGCCTCTCGTCTTTATGAAAGATAGTAAGAGAGGATCTTTAAGATTAGGCGAGCTGATAAAGATAAAAACAACAATAGCAATTGGCATCAAG GGTAGAGGAAATTCTATCAACCAACTAATTGAGAACATCCTCCTTGGTGGCAAGATTGATGATAGCATTGAGAACTGA